One genomic window of Methanospirillum lacunae includes the following:
- a CDS encoding MerR family transcriptional regulator: MTIGRFSLITRIPVKTLRYYDEKKLLVPEKKDFFTGYRYYLPSQVDRGGCIRVLSSLGFTVRDIKLILNAYDAGDTGKIREIFGTRVVAVRSEIKALQKIEAILGESDASLDRISMLEKLPDLKHIEQFTVLSTRQSGTYDEAIPQMVTILQDTLSLSENQRDGIISGPFMTMYYDLEYKEEDADIECAFPVAEKVEIKDPRVLIKTIPAGNYLSITHTGPFSGVALAWTRLLSYATEKQYAIAGPIIEINHNDPTQVPEDKIKVELQVKVN; this comes from the coding sequence ATGACTATCGGCAGATTTTCCCTCATCACCCGAATTCCTGTAAAAACCCTGAGGTATTATGATGAAAAAAAACTCCTTGTCCCTGAAAAAAAAGATTTTTTCACCGGATACCGGTATTACCTGCCTTCCCAGGTTGATCGGGGAGGATGTATTCGTGTTCTGAGTTCACTTGGGTTTACAGTCCGGGATATCAAATTGATTCTCAACGCTTACGATGCTGGTGACACCGGCAAGATCAGAGAGATCTTTGGCACCCGGGTCGTTGCAGTACGATCTGAAATCAAGGCTTTACAAAAAATCGAGGCGATACTCGGAGAATCTGATGCGTCTTTGGACAGGATATCTATGCTGGAAAAATTACCTGATTTAAAACACATTGAGCAGTTTACTGTTCTCTCTACCCGGCAGAGTGGCACTTATGACGAAGCTATCCCACAAATGGTGACCATCCTTCAAGATACGCTTAGTCTTTCAGAAAATCAGAGAGACGGGATCATCAGTGGTCCATTTATGACAATGTATTATGATCTTGAATATAAAGAGGAAGATGCAGACATTGAATGTGCATTCCCGGTTGCTGAAAAGGTAGAAATTAAAGATCCCAGGGTATTGATAAAAACAATCCCTGCAGGGAATTATCTCTCGATCACTCATACCGGTCCGTTCTCCGGAGTTGCTCTTGCCTGGACTCGGTTGCTTTCATACGCAACAGAAAAGCAGTATGCAATTGCAGGACCGATTATCGAGATCAATCATAATGATCCTACTCAGGTTCCTGAAGATAAGATCAAGGTAGAGTTACAGGTTAAGGTAAACTAA
- a CDS encoding threonine/serine exporter family protein — translation MNCIGDEVEGYESADLYLDLAVILYEAGATVQRVGDSVRWLAGKLGDEKVHISVGYEVIELSVYHGDHTENRLYVLRDPIRVNVSVLHQISGILHQIPSYHGDISAIREDLNTIRARSPVYPVPVIIFGTGIACAAFGWINHADLPALWVIFLSAIFALSIRLRFGKDLNNLYLTTLVTALSGGLCAVALTPVSQTQTPQVALISSVLFLIPGAMLINGGLDIIREHTSCGIARLTSVFTQICIISGALLIPLGMMTPAIQLHSSGDVITLIPTMTIAAGIAACGFGILFNTPVSVLAGCFVCSAAARLIRETGISAGFDPFFSLFIGMSIATVIAAGIGRYARVPEVLLSVIAGIPMVPGLAMIQGLQGLFTLAHTGTTQPDQILIYALQQMLFAGVAILALVGGIIFPIIIIARKKMRI, via the coding sequence ATGAACTGCATTGGAGATGAGGTGGAAGGGTATGAAAGTGCAGACCTCTATCTCGATCTTGCGGTTATTCTCTATGAAGCCGGTGCCACTGTTCAACGAGTCGGTGATTCTGTCAGGTGGCTCGCAGGAAAACTTGGTGATGAGAAGGTACACATATCAGTCGGTTATGAAGTTATTGAACTGAGTGTTTATCATGGTGATCATACTGAAAACCGGCTCTATGTATTGCGTGATCCTATCAGGGTAAATGTATCTGTTTTGCATCAGATCAGTGGCATTCTCCATCAAATTCCTTCATATCATGGGGATATTTCTGCAATAAGGGAGGACCTGAATACTATAAGAGCAAGGTCACCTGTATACCCGGTCCCGGTAATTATCTTTGGGACTGGGATTGCCTGTGCTGCTTTTGGGTGGATCAATCATGCAGATCTCCCTGCCCTCTGGGTAATTTTCCTTTCTGCAATCTTTGCTCTTTCAATCAGGTTACGGTTTGGAAAAGACCTGAATAATCTCTATCTCACAACTCTTGTGACTGCTCTTTCAGGAGGATTGTGTGCGGTGGCACTAACTCCTGTTTCCCAGACACAGACCCCGCAGGTTGCTCTGATCTCAAGTGTTCTCTTTCTGATTCCGGGAGCAATGCTGATCAACGGAGGTCTGGATATTATCAGGGAACACACCAGTTGTGGAATTGCCAGGCTCACTTCTGTATTTACCCAGATTTGTATTATTTCCGGAGCCTTACTCATCCCTCTTGGCATGATGACCCCTGCCATCCAGCTTCATTCTTCTGGAGATGTCATTACACTCATCCCGACCATGACTATAGCGGCCGGAATAGCAGCATGTGGATTTGGAATTCTATTTAATACCCCGGTTTCTGTTCTGGCAGGATGTTTTGTCTGCAGTGCAGCAGCCAGGCTGATCAGAGAGACAGGGATCTCTGCCGGGTTTGATCCCTTCTTTTCTCTCTTCATTGGTATGAGTATCGCAACGGTCATTGCGGCCGGTATTGGCAGATATGCCCGGGTTCCTGAAGTGCTCCTCTCGGTAATCGCAGGAATTCCTATGGTTCCTGGTCTTGCAATGATCCAGGGGTTGCAGGGATTGTTTACCCTTGCTCATACAGGTACAACCCAGCCAGATCAGATTCTTATCTACGCTCTGCAACAGATGCTCTTCGCAGGTGTGGCTATACTTGCCCTTGTCGGGGGTATAATCTTCCCGATAATAATTATCGCGAGGAAAAAAATGCGGATATGA
- a CDS encoding MFS transporter produces the protein MTRKPGMVKERVSLYTQSPHSLVLILGIAGFISAADNWFVSPALPAIASDLGVSILSAGLVLTAYLLPYGCMQPVFGLISDHAGKARVLFWILIGFTVGSGACALTGSLQTLIFWRAFTGFFAAGIIAISLACLGDAIPLKERQHFVGIFMGIVFLGQGLSVGIGGLLTEFFSWRVPFMLFSGIAVCTLIFIHKIPQTRQTASVMTVHEELKIIYHNPLSWILFPLAGASGFFLIGMYSYLGSFLHQIVSLGYTQIGEIVMFFGFSALIGGTQAGKMSRKIGSRWMIVYGGLLASGSLLLFALLPGWQTGLLVSVGLGLGYICIQSTIATLVFEISPRSKGLPSALVGLGLFGGAGIGTACMGTLIGFFGYCESAIVYTAGIFGIILFTLSVPDLNPSKIIGPEDDRY, from the coding sequence ATGACTCGAAAACCGGGAATGGTAAAGGAACGGGTCAGCCTGTATACCCAATCACCTCATTCCCTGGTGCTTATACTCGGAATTGCCGGATTCATTTCCGCTGCTGATAACTGGTTTGTGTCCCCGGCACTCCCGGCAATCGCTTCAGATCTTGGAGTCTCCATTCTTTCTGCCGGACTGGTCCTGACAGCATACCTTCTCCCATATGGATGTATGCAGCCTGTGTTTGGTTTGATCAGTGATCATGCTGGAAAAGCCAGAGTATTATTCTGGATTCTTATCGGGTTTACAGTTGGTTCCGGTGCCTGTGCCCTGACTGGCTCTCTTCAGACCCTGATATTTTGGAGGGCTTTTACAGGCTTTTTCGCAGCTGGCATTATCGCCATATCACTTGCCTGTCTTGGAGATGCAATCCCTTTGAAAGAGAGACAGCACTTTGTAGGAATATTCATGGGAATTGTGTTTCTTGGCCAGGGTCTTAGTGTGGGCATCGGGGGCCTTCTCACAGAATTTTTCTCATGGCGGGTGCCGTTCATGCTCTTCTCTGGCATAGCTGTCTGTACACTCATATTCATACACAAGATCCCACAGACCAGGCAGACAGCATCTGTCATGACAGTGCATGAAGAACTGAAGATTATTTATCATAACCCATTATCATGGATATTATTTCCTCTCGCCGGTGCATCCGGATTTTTTCTGATTGGGATGTATAGTTATCTTGGATCCTTTCTACACCAGATAGTGAGCCTTGGATATACGCAGATTGGGGAGATTGTAATGTTCTTTGGTTTTTCAGCTCTCATCGGAGGCACACAGGCTGGAAAAATGAGTAGAAAAATTGGATCACGTTGGATGATCGTATACGGTGGACTTTTAGCATCCGGATCTCTCCTCCTGTTTGCATTGCTTCCCGGATGGCAGACTGGACTGCTCGTGTCTGTAGGACTCGGACTTGGGTACATATGCATACAGTCAACTATTGCAACGCTGGTCTTTGAGATCAGTCCGAGATCAAAAGGGCTTCCATCTGCACTGGTCGGACTCGGCCTCTTTGGAGGCGCCGGGATCGGAACTGCCTGTATGGGTACACTTATCGGATTTTTCGGGTATTGTGAATCTGCAATAGTCTACACTGCAGGGATATTCGGAATAATATTGTTTACACTTTCAGTTCCAGACCTCAACCCATCAAAGATTATAGGCCCGGAAGATGATCGATATTAA
- a CDS encoding DUF3795 domain-containing protein, whose translation MEEQMYDDNKVTRSEDIRACCGFHCSQCPAYIGNIKSEEDRNRVSETWHKIYGLEIPAEAIRCDGCLKPDSENPFRIGGDCGMRNCVQDRKIAHCGECNEFPCDRIEQHMASVESVAPGCRDTLTPDEFKDFIEPYLCREFMKMT comes from the coding sequence ATGGAAGAACAGATGTATGATGACAACAAGGTAACAAGATCAGAAGACATTCGTGCTTGCTGTGGGTTTCATTGCTCTCAGTGCCCGGCATATATTGGAAACATCAAAAGTGAGGAAGATCGAAACCGAGTTTCTGAAACCTGGCATAAAATATATGGACTTGAGATTCCCGCAGAAGCAATCAGGTGTGACGGTTGCCTGAAACCGGATAGTGAAAATCCTTTTCGGATTGGGGGAGATTGTGGGATGAGAAACTGTGTTCAGGATCGAAAGATCGCCCACTGCGGAGAGTGTAATGAATTTCCCTGTGATCGTATAGAACAGCATATGGCATCGGTAGAGTCTGTTGCTCCCGGATGCCGGGATACTCTTACTCCAGATGAATTCAAAGATTTTATTGAACCATATCTCTGTAGGGAATTTATGAAAATGACATAA
- a CDS encoding helix-turn-helix transcriptional regulator, with translation MRKDEIEERIIGIEKNLRDLGTTQREQGEMILSELRSFQRLFVEEQIETMRRQVVTSHQNMILQFAISTIKREFDSVCPNPCSLYDRGSCIDFFISRLRESAERMDPDEADEFLSNQVKQDQDLVVKYPELGKEPCLTCYKIYTAERDHLMQAIGELSSVRSTLRNRNQVALIRDLPEDEVLAKIIEPLSHPARFSMIKALSMSTMSYTDLSSLTGYKGGHLLFHVTRLIEAGLAAKDESSGQYLITEKGMGLMNLIRKIYSGM, from the coding sequence ATGAGGAAGGATGAGATAGAAGAGCGGATTATTGGAATTGAAAAAAACCTCAGGGATCTTGGAACTACCCAGCGTGAACAGGGAGAGATGATCCTTTCAGAATTACGGTCATTTCAACGTCTCTTTGTCGAAGAGCAGATAGAAACGATGCGGCGACAGGTAGTTACCAGCCATCAGAATATGATTCTGCAGTTTGCCATTTCCACCATCAAACGTGAATTCGACTCAGTCTGTCCAAATCCCTGCTCTCTGTATGACCGGGGGTCATGTATTGACTTTTTTATCAGCAGACTTCGCGAATCAGCAGAAAGAATGGATCCTGATGAGGCAGATGAGTTCCTGTCCAACCAGGTAAAGCAGGATCAAGATCTAGTGGTGAAGTATCCTGAACTTGGTAAGGAACCATGCCTTACGTGTTACAAGATATATACTGCTGAACGTGATCACCTGATGCAGGCGATCGGGGAATTGTCTTCTGTTCGATCAACACTCCGGAATCGTAATCAGGTGGCTCTTATCAGGGATCTCCCCGAGGATGAAGTGCTAGCGAAGATCATAGAACCACTCTCCCATCCTGCACGGTTCAGTATGATCAAAGCACTTTCCATGAGCACCATGAGCTATACAGATCTCAGTTCGCTTACCGGGTATAAAGGGGGCCATCTCCTTTTTCATGTCACCCGTCTGATCGAAGCAGGGCTGGCAGCAAAAGATGAATCATCAGGGCAATATCTGATAACAGAAAAAGGGATGGGACTGATGAATCTCATCAGAAAGATTTACTCCGGGATGTAA
- a CDS encoding class I SAM-dependent methyltransferase gives MIDIKKTAGETSAIKLKMMNTDFSKLIELTSAPILYQPGTHRMWDDTYISGQLLRIHLDQNTDAASRKFPTISRTVEWIESHLKSHSTILDLGCGPGLYDELLAKHGHHVTGVDCSHNSIEYAKSQAQKNDLDITYIHQDYLDLNLENRYDLVIMIYCDFSVLIPRDRDLLLHRIQTMLNPGGLFIFDILNEHAPGILNPDKKDWEITESGFWKPHPYLALSQSFHYPDQSVILQQHIICSEMESVETYRFWNHYYRTEEMRSILTNAGFSEVRTNENVLSEDVTDQNRMVTFYIAKI, from the coding sequence ATGATCGATATTAAAAAAACGGCAGGAGAAACCTCCGCAATAAAACTGAAGATGATGAACACGGATTTCTCAAAACTCATTGAACTAACCAGTGCTCCGATCCTCTATCAACCAGGAACACACCGGATGTGGGATGACACATATATCTCAGGTCAACTCCTCCGGATTCACCTGGATCAGAATACAGATGCAGCTAGCAGAAAATTTCCAACAATCTCAAGAACAGTTGAATGGATAGAGTCCCATCTAAAGAGCCACTCAACAATTCTTGATCTTGGATGTGGACCCGGGCTCTATGATGAACTCTTAGCAAAACACGGTCATCATGTGACCGGTGTTGATTGTTCCCATAACTCGATCGAATATGCAAAATCGCAGGCTCAAAAGAATGACCTCGACATCACATATATACATCAGGATTATCTGGATCTGAACCTTGAGAACAGGTATGATCTGGTAATCATGATTTACTGTGATTTCTCAGTTCTCATTCCAAGAGACCGGGATCTCCTGTTACACCGCATTCAAACCATGTTAAACCCGGGAGGTCTGTTTATTTTTGATATCCTGAATGAACATGCTCCAGGAATCTTGAATCCAGATAAAAAAGACTGGGAAATAACAGAGTCTGGATTTTGGAAACCACATCCATATCTCGCACTTTCACAATCATTTCATTATCCTGACCAGAGCGTGATCCTGCAGCAGCATATTATCTGTTCAGAAATGGAGAGCGTTGAGACATACAGGTTTTGGAATCATTACTATCGGACAGAAGAAATGAGATCTATCCTTACAAATGCCGGATTTTCAGAAGTTCGCACCAATGAAAACGTCCTTTCAGAAGATGTAACTGATCAGAATAGGATGGTAACTTTTTACATTGCTAAGATATGA